Proteins encoded in a region of the Buteo buteo chromosome 11, bButBut1.hap1.1, whole genome shotgun sequence genome:
- the LOC142036287 gene encoding membrane-anchored junction protein-like, with the protein MSLKPFTCRLPETRFLHAGRLVYKFKIRYGNFNSTLDLDTTGSAVKELEEAIRVILGNLDDLRPFSTDHFTIFPYMSKWERVSKMRFKHENVHLVPYPYICTMYLELNSFQQSISCGKEVNKGSDELVKRRNEVSESAAVEETVKRRRVEFGAEASHSQSDMDRTEADCVHHTRKAEHGFEMNSSKENEREFSPASLTVGSKRMSLWGRVGSNLEQRTGTGQAEGEVQLLQQMDQMINKGNMESGGRGLSRFWRSIIFSPLQHLFGGKN; encoded by the exons ATGTCCTTGAAACCATTTACCTGTCGGTTGCCTGAAACAAGGTTTCTTCATGCAGGCAGGCTTGTGTACAAATTTAAAATCCGTTATGGCAATTTCAACAG CACTCTGGATCTCGACACCACTGGAAGTGCTGTCAAGGAGTTAGAG GAAGCGATTCGAGTAATCCTTGGAAATCTTGATGATTTACGTCCATTTTCTACAGACCACTTCACTATCTTTCCGT ATATGAGTAAATGGGAGAGAGTATCGAAGATGAGATTCAAACATGAGAATGTCCACCTTGTGCCTTATCCCTACATTTGCACTATGTATCTAGAACTCAACTCATTTCAGCAAAGCATATCTTGTG GTAAAGAAGTAAACAAGGGCAGTGATGAGCTT gtcaagagaagaaatgaagtgTCAGAAagtgctgcagtggaagaaacagtgaagaggagaagagtggaATTCGGAGCAGAGGCCTCACACTCACAGTCGGATATGGACAG AACTGAAGCCGACTGTGTTCACCATACGCGTAAAGCAGAGCATGGATTTGAAATG aattcCTCCAAAGAAAATGAGCGCGAGTTTAGTCCAGCATCCCTTACTGTGGGCAGTAAGCGAATGAGTTTGT GGGGACGTGTGGGATCTAACCTTGAACAAAGAACGGGAACCGGTCAGGCTGAGGGTGAGGTGCAGCTACTGCAGCAAATGGACCAAATGATAAACAAAGGAAACATGGAGTCAGGAGGAAGAGGTCTCTCCAGGTTCTGGAGAAG CATAATCTTCTCGCCACTACAGCATCTCTTTGGTGGGAAGAACTGA